A DNA window from Pseudomonas resinovorans NBRC 106553 contains the following coding sequences:
- a CDS encoding glycosyltransferase, with product MTQVTSPQSVEHKVSVIIPCYNYGRFLEQTIESLRGQSYQNWEAIIVDDGSTDDSEEVAERLVVADPRVRYVHQPNAGTSAAKNAGIRLAQGDYLLFLDADDLIMPAKLMAHVRHFKENPHVDISYSRFRYFEDLRANRLFTKLDLTSTEEWSKVIDGRYEAAFPVFVRGNNMAIHAAVVRKSLIEKVGYFDVGMRALEDWDYWLRCILRGAHISFLDDPQAIALTRVHPASATQKLDFSSYIETIYEKVAQEAARIRAEGDERFYGFVMREMELLEKKNRNRSFKRKKSEIQARIRLAGFLDGGELLRIARDFGYLNCARAYFGALTKHNIKDK from the coding sequence ATGACGCAGGTAACGTCACCGCAGTCGGTGGAGCACAAGGTTTCCGTCATTATCCCGTGCTACAACTACGGGCGCTTTCTCGAGCAGACGATCGAAAGCTTGCGGGGACAGAGCTACCAGAACTGGGAAGCCATCATCGTCGACGACGGCTCCACCGATGATTCGGAAGAAGTCGCCGAACGGCTGGTGGTCGCGGACCCTCGGGTCCGCTATGTGCACCAGCCGAATGCAGGGACGTCAGCGGCGAAGAATGCCGGCATAAGGCTCGCACAAGGGGACTACCTGCTGTTCCTCGATGCAGATGATCTGATAATGCCCGCCAAATTGATGGCTCATGTCCGGCACTTCAAGGAAAACCCGCATGTGGACATATCCTATTCGCGCTTCCGCTATTTCGAGGATCTGCGTGCGAATCGGCTCTTCACAAAGCTCGATCTGACCTCGACCGAGGAGTGGTCGAAGGTGATAGATGGACGCTACGAAGCGGCTTTCCCTGTTTTTGTCAGGGGCAACAACATGGCCATTCATGCGGCGGTGGTGAGAAAGTCGCTGATTGAAAAAGTCGGTTACTTCGATGTGGGCATGCGCGCCTTGGAGGACTGGGATTATTGGTTGCGCTGCATTCTGCGTGGAGCCCATATCTCTTTCCTGGATGATCCGCAGGCGATCGCATTGACCAGGGTTCATCCAGCCAGCGCCACGCAGAAACTGGATTTCTCCAGCTATATCGAAACCATCTATGAAAAAGTCGCCCAGGAAGCCGCCCGGATTCGTGCGGAGGGTGATGAGCGATTCTACGGATTCGTGATGAGGGAGATGGAACTCCTCGAAAAAAAGAACAGGAATCGTTCATTCAAGAGAAAGAAGTCCGAAATACAGGCGAGAATTCGGCTGGCTGGTTTCCTGGATGGGGGTGAGTTGCTGCGCATTGCCAGGGATT